In Sphaeramia orbicularis chromosome 3, fSphaOr1.1, whole genome shotgun sequence, a genomic segment contains:
- the LOC115416908 gene encoding solute carrier family 22 member 18-like, translating into MFSIIALEFFKLQPEQNGYLMAYFGIVQMVIQGGVIGRLTARFSENSLLNLSIAVAALVGLAQAYMQNVFQFCVTVVPMMFSLSVFNVITDSILTKSVPSSDTGTMLGLCASVQSLLRTVGPTVGGFLYVNFGVSSIGFIQFVVNAAVFMFLLLRPHKKTSEEKK; encoded by the exons ATGTTCTCCATCATCGCACTGGAGTTCTTTAAGCTGCAGCCGGAGCAGAACGGGTACCTGATGGCTTACTTTGGAATCGTCCAAATG GTCATTCAGGGAGGGGTGATCGGTCGACTCACCGCCAGGTTCTCTGAGAACTCTCTGCTCAATCTGTCCATTGCAGTCGCTGCTTTGGTTGGACTGGCTCAG GCCTACATGCAGAATGTGTTCCAGTTCTGCGTCACCGTGGTGCCCATGATGTTTTCGCTCAGTGTGTTTAATGTCATCACAGACAGCATCCTCACCAAGAGCGTCCCGTCCTCCGACACAG gGACAATGCTCGGCCTCTGTGCATCCGTTCAGTCTCTGCTTCGTACTGTCGGGCCGACCGTCGGCGGTTTCCTCTATGTCAACTTTGGCGTTTCCTCCATCGGGTTCATCCAGTTCGTGGTGAACGCTGCAGTGTTCATGTTCCTGCTGCTGCGTCCGCACAAGAAAACCAGCgaggaaaagaaataa
- the LOC115416926 gene encoding LOW QUALITY PROTEIN: photoreceptor-specific nuclear receptor-like (The sequence of the model RefSeq protein was modified relative to this genomic sequence to represent the inferred CDS: inserted 3 bases in 3 codons; deleted 1 base in 1 codon): MMDDHLSKIPMMPSSSPTESSGSGGTDDSRGAKSPPPGKALSPALVCKVCGDTSSGKHYGIYACNXCSGFFKRSVRRRLIYRCQAGXGMCPVDKAHRNQCQACRLKKCLQXGMNKDAVQNERQPRSTAQVRLDSIDVDPEKEHLATTREPTSSSSSFSSSSSSSSTGSVITWPHITSSMAITSSVTPQRCVSPQNNHRFMASLMTAETCAKLEPEDVDENIDVTSNEPERASSEYHMALYPSSSENVYETSARLLFMSVKWAKNLPVFSNLPFRDQVILLEEAWSELFLLCAIQWSLPLDSCPLLSLPDLCPGMQGKTSYTSLDLRLLQEAFSRFKALAVDPTEFACLKAVVLFKPETRGLKDPEQVENLQDQSQVMLGQHIRSHYPSQPARFGKLLLLLPSLRFVNSERIELLFFHRTIGNTPMEKLLCDMFKN; encoded by the exons ATGATGGATGATCACTTGTCAAAGATACCCATGATGCCATCTTCCTCC CCCACCGAATCGTCTGGCAGCGGCGGGACTGACGACAGCAGAGGAG CCAAGAGTCCTCCTCCGGGGAAGGCTCTGAGTCCGGCTCTGGTCTGCAAAGTATGTGGAGATACAAGCAGTGGGAAACACTACGGCATCTACGCCTGCA GCTGCAGCGGCTTCTTCAAACGCAGCGTCAGGAGGAGGCTCATCTACAG GTGTCAGGCCG ACGGTATGTGCCCCGTGGACAAAGCTCATCGTAACCAGTGTCAGGCGTGTCGGCTGAAGAAATGCCTGC GCGGCATGAACAAGGACG CGGTGCAGAACGAGCGTCAGCCCCGGAGCACGGCCCAGGTCCGTCTGGACTCCATCGACGTGGACCCTGAGAAGGAGCACCTGGCCACCACGCGGGAGCccacctcctcctcgtcctccttctCGTCCTCGTCTTCATCCTCCTCCACCGGCTCCGTCATCACGTGGCCCCACATCACCTCGTCTATGGCCATCACCTCCTCCGTGACCCCTCAGCGCTGCGTCAGCCCCCAGAACAACCACCGCTTCATGGCCAGCCTCATGACGGCCGAGACCTGCGCCAAGCTGGAGCCTGAGGATG TTGATGAAAACATCGATGTGACCAGTAACGAGCCGGAGCGAGCGTCGTCGGAGTACCACATGGCTTTGTACCCGTCCAGCTCTGAGAACGTGTACGAGACGTCGGCGAGGCTGCTCTTCATGTCGGTGAAATGGGCCAAAAACCTGCCGGTGTTTTCCAACCTGCCCTTCAGAGACCAG GTGATTCTCCTGGAGGAGGCGTGGAGCGAGCTCTTCCTGCTCTGTGCCATCCAGTGGTCTCTGCCGTTGGACAGCTGCCCTCTGCTGTCGCTGCCTGACCTCTGCCCTGGAATGCAGGGAAAAACCAGCTACACCAGCCTGGACCTGCGCCTCCTGCAGGAGGCCTTCAGCCGCTTCAAGGCACTCGCTGTCGACCCCACGGAGTTCGCCTGCCTCAAGGCCGTGGTGTTGTTCAAACCAG AGACTCGTGGTCTCAAAGATCCAGAACAGGTGGAAAACCTGCAGGACCAGTCCCAGGTGATGCTGGGACAACACATCCGCTCACATTACCCGAGTCAGCCGGCCAG GTTTGGAAAGCTACTCCTTCTTCTTCCTTCGCTACGTTTTGTGAACTCGGAGCGCATCGAGCTGCTGTTTTTCCACCGAACCATCGGAAACACGCCGATGGAGAAGCTGCTGTGTGACATGTTCAAAAACTAA